The stretch of DNA TAAAGGCAACTGGTTTTCTGTAAGAGGCACCATTTCATTCGTATCATCAAGGTAAATAACAGGGAAAGGTTCGCCCCAATAACGTTGTCTAGCAAAAAGCCAATCTCGAAGCTTGTAGTTTACCTGGTAATTAGGTGTGCTCAATTAGTCCATCAGAAAAATCATGTGCATGACATTGCTGTAGGATCAAGTGGGGGAAAGAATGCACCTTTTTCTTTCCAAATCCATTACTCTCTACCCAAGCAGTAACTTCTAAAGCAGCATCTTGCGAAAGCATACCATTGATATTTAACCCAGATGAAGAACTGGATGAGTTTATCATGATACCATAATCTGCATAAGCCTCCTCGGAATCACAATTGCCATTGGGTGGACTTACAACCTTAATGATTGGAAGTTCATATTTCAAGGCAAATTCATGGTCACGGGAATCATGTGCAGGCACCGCCATGATAGCCCCAGTGCCATAGCTGCAAGGTTGTTAAGGTTAGCTTTGGAAGAGCAAAGGTAAATACAGGTGTAAACTAGGTTTCATTTTTCTCATTATTAGTAAAATATGCAGAGATAACAACCCAAACTTCATTGGCCAATTTGCTGAATATTCTACCATGCCCCTTTACGTGTATCTGAATAAAGCAACTCTGAAATGGGGAAAAGGTGGATAATGACAACAATAAGGAAACTGAAGTAGACAAAGTGGATTCGGCAGCTGAACTCTAGCAAATGTCGCAATAAGTAGTGTATTCTGCTTACTCATTACATGTAGAATACTAGGTTATCTACTATAATGAAGTCTAGACTTTGCAGCATTTGAGTTTTACTTAAGAGGATGAATGCAACAGGACAATGATGATGCAAAACACAACACTAAAAGACACAGAAGACAAAGATAAGTTTACAAACCTTGCTAAGACATAATCTGCCACCCAAATTGGAATTATCTCCCCGGTTGCTGGGTTCTTAGCATAAGAACCACTGAAAACTCCAGTTTTTTCCTTCTGGAGTTCAGTTCTCTCAAGTTCGCTCTTTCTTGCTGCAACTTCTGTGTattcctctacctgcttttccaATTAGTCCATATTGACGTTGAATGATGCTAAAGTTCTCAAGACAACAAAAAAGAACATACATATGCACGTTGTTCCTCAGATGTTAGAGACGGCAGCAAAACATGCTCAGGTGCTACAACAAGATATCTGCAGCAGAAAACAAAAGCCAGTTCAATATTGTCCATCTGGATCTAGAAACTGTACTAGCTGATAAAGATTAAAAAATAAGGCAGAATACTCACGTTGCACCAAAAATGGTGTCAGGCCTTGTTGTATAAACTGTCAATTTGGCGCCTAAATCATGTCCTTCCTGGTCAACTGCACAAAATTCAAGCTCAGCACCTTCCGATCTCCCTATCCAATTTCTTTGCATTTCTTTTATGCTCTCAGGCCAATCGAGATCATCCAAATCTTCAAGAAGTCGATCAGCATAAGATGTTATCCTCAGCATCCACTGGCGCATTGGCTACACAGCAAAAGATAAAGTGGATAATATGCCTTTTAGCAGATAGGTACTGAGCAACAGGTTCATTGACATGGCAGAACATAGATAAAAAAGGATAAGCAAAACCCGCAACAGAAAGAGTTACACAGTTTCTACAGCTTACCTTTCTTATAACAGGATAACCACCACGTTCACTGACACCATCAAttacttcttcattcgccaaaaCAGTCCCAAGAGCAGGGCACCAATTGACCGGTACCTCAGCCTGATTGTAAGATAGCAATGCCAGCCTAAAAATCATTGAAAACCACAGATACAACACTAAGCACATAAAAACAGAACCCTAAAAATGAATCGTGCAAAGTAGATGATCAGTTGAAACAAAGTAAATACAGAGCATGTCAAGTCAAATGATAGGCTTTGGAACTCGAACGATGCAGTAAGAAAGGACACTAGTAGCTCTGACCTGGTAAGCCAATCCTCTTTTCAGTAGTTGAAGAAAAATCCATTGCGTCCATTTATAGTAGGCTGGTTCTGTTGTGGAGATTTCACGATCCCAGTCATATGAAAAACCTAATGATTTAAGCTGCAACACAAGAAAGCATCCTCCTAATGAACCAGTAGTAATCAAAGTACTACACAGAACATTTTCACTTTCGTTTCCACAGAAACAACCACGTTCTTATACCAACATTCTATCCATGGTTCGTGAAATAGAGGAGTACATTCATTGTAAACTGGACTTATATAAAGCAGGCGTTGCTTCAATGGTacatgaaaaagtttcaggctatGAGTCATGGAACATGTATGGCAGGGGTACAACTAATACCCATGGTTTCGCACTGATCAGTCAAAACAAGCACCCTACAAAGCATCTAGGGGAAGTCTCATCTATGATAACTTGTGCCAGTCATAAGTTATAACAGTTGCATCCATGGTTAGACCATTACCAAGATCTTGTTTGGCTAAAACATATTGCCATATTGGCAATGTAGCTCAATTACAGAAGCTTACTTAGTAGCAGAACTATTTTTCTGTTTTGTGTATACTGGGAATGCAAGTGCAAAGCACATCTAATTGGCAGCCCAAAAATGAAGCGTGAGAGCACACTTGACTTGCTACTGTAAATTTGTAATATCTACTAGACCTTAGAAGCAAAAGATGCAACATAGCATGAAGCCATGAAGTATATATATAAATTAAAGGCATTACCTGTGTGCGGAAGCGGTCAATGTTGCGTGCAGTTGTAGTCTTGGGGTGGGTTCCCGTCTGCACACAAAGTTATGACAATTTACATCGTTCAGAACATAGCAGGACACCAAAGTTACCAAAAAATAACAATCCCGATGTAAAGAGACCCTAGAGGAGATTGATTTTAAATGACCTGGATAGCATACTGCTCGGCAGGAAGACCAAACGCGTCCCATCCCATCGGATGCAGGACATTGAAGCCTTTCATACGCTTGAATCTCGACAGAATGTCGGTCGCCGTGTATCCAAGGGGGTGCCCAACATGCAACCCAGCCCCACTGCATGGCAATTTGCGAAATCATGTGAGGTACGAACAACATGTATCTACTTTCAGGGTAGGACTAGGATTCAATTCAGGACGACTATATGCATCCGGGAAGAATAAATTTCAGCATTGACGCCTTCCTGCATAATATTTGGCACAACAGAGGAGGATACTTTCCATATTAGTATTATTCTAGAGAAAACTAAACTAGAGCCTCGTATCCTACTGCATGCAATTGCAAGGCCAGTACAGTACAGCACTACAGAAATTCATGATAAACTGTTAACAATTCGAGCACTGGTGGAGAAACTGAAACTGCAGAACCATCCATTATTCTTACATTACACAACTCAAGCACAAATCCGTGGCGCGGTAGCCCACATATTCATAGCAGACTCGAACAATTCGATGAAGAATTCCATAGGGAGAGCCGGAGAGGAGAGGGGCTGGTACCTGGGGTAGGGGAACATGTCGAGGATGTAGCACTTGGGCCTGGAGGTGTCGAGGCCGTCGCCAATGTCCGGGGTGCGGAACGTGCGGCGCTCCTCCCAGTGCGCCTGCCACCTCGGCTCGATCTCGTCGTACGGGTACGCCCGCCTCGCCTGCGCCTTACCCGCGTCGGCGCCGGCGCAGCAGCGGCAGGAGCGAGCGCGGCGCGGCGGGAGGAGCGCGCGGCGCCGgtgggcggcggcgacggcgggagGGCGCGCGTGGAGCTGGAGCGGCGGGTGCGTCGTGAGAGCCATCGGGGTGGGGTGAGAGGGGGGAGCGGGGTGTGGAGAAGTATGAAGGGGAGAGCAGCGGGAGGTGGCTGCGGGAAGAAGACGACCAGCTTTGGGATAAGGTTTTGGAATTGGACTCCGGACGGCAGGAAATTAGCAATATATCCGCACGAATCGATCTTCATCTCCACCTCGCTTCCGTGACTTCACTAATCATGCATCAGTGCAAACTCCCTCGCATGCGTATATAGACTCCTCCTGCTGTATATTAGTTGcatgcaaaaaaacaaaaaaactgatGTCATCAAAGATTCCATTTAAAAATATATATTCAAAACGTTTTGTATCTCAAACCGTCGCTCTGATTGAAAAACCGTTTTCACAAAAAAGATTCGTCACGGCGAGAccttcgaaactagatcccatgttggtATGTTTCAGCGACTTTTTCTTTCGGGTCAAAAGTTACCATACCCAGACTAAGTAAGTTACCACGTATATGATACATAATTTATCATCTTATTTATATAAAAATTACCGGGGCATAAAAAGTGGTCCTCCAATTCTCCCCTATGCAAATGATTTAGAAGACCGAAAAGTTGATGTCATCCATGATTCCCCCTTATTTTCAAACTTCAAAATATTTTGTAGCTCAAACCTTCGGTCCGATCAAAAAACCGTTTTCACGTAAAAAACACGTTGCGAAGAGAACATCGAAACTAGATCCTATGTTGATAGTTCCGACGACTTTTATTTCGGATCAAAAGTTACCAGTTCTGGGCTAAGTAATTTATCACACATGTGCTATATATGTTACCACTTTGTTTAAACAGATATTACCGAGGCATAAACCTTCTAACCTTCTTATCAGCTCGAGTTAAAGTTACCGCGGTGATTGTGCATGTGTTATCATGTATACGATGCATATAGTACCAAAAGAATTACACGAAAGTTGTCGGGGTATGTTATTAAACAACTCCCTCGCCAAAGTTATCAGAACAGAGACACATAAGTTATCATGTCTGAGATGTGTGAGTTATCATGTTATTCACACAAAAGTTAACGAGTGGATATTTCATCAACCCCTCCCCCATGCCAAAGTTATCAGGACTGAGGTACACAAGTTATCAGGTCTGTGATATGTGAGTTACCATGCTATTCACATAAAAGTTGTCAGGGGATATTTCATCactcaacccccccccccccccccccccccccccccccccccccccacacacaccccATGCCAAAGTTATCAGGACCGGGACACATAAATTATCAGGTGTGCGACGTGTGAGTTACCATGCCATTCACACAAAAGTTCACGGTGGTATATTTCATCAAACCccgtgcccccccccccaccggcGGCAAAGTTACCAGGACCGGGGTACAAAAGTTATCAGGTTTGCGACAAGTGAGTTACCGTGCTATTAACATTAAAGTTGTCGTGGGTACATTTTATCACCCCCTCGTCAAAGTTATCAGCACCGAGGCACATAAGTTGTCGCCGCCCTTTGCCTTGGCGGTGCCACCCCCACTTGGTGTTCAAAATTGCCGCGATTTTAGTACCTAAGTTATCATGTCTGCAGTGTGTCTATTACCATCCTACTTATACATAAGTTATTAGGGATGCGCATTCAACAGATATTTTCCGCAAGTAAAAACTTTCGCAGTTTTTGTATCTAAGTTACCATGTCCATGGTACGTATGTTCCAATGCCATTTTACACAAAAGTTATCGGCGGTATGTTTTCCAACAACTCCCGCCTCTCATTGAAAACTTACTGCGGTGTTTGTACCTAAATTATCAGGTTTGTAGTGTGTCTATTATCACCCTTTTACACAGAAGTTATCGGGGTATGTGTATTCAACAACTTTTTACCCAGGAAAACGTTATCGTAATGTTTGTACCTAAGTTATCAGGTTTGCGGTACGTACATAGGTTATTAGCTCCGGTGTGCACAAAAATTATGATGCAATTTGCACAAAAGTTATTGGGGTGGGGGGCAATAAGTTGTCGATGGGTTGTACACATGTTATCTGCTACGGTGTGCATAAATTATCATGTTATTTGTACAGAAGTTATCGAGAGGTGGGGGTATAGACAGCTTATACAATGGACTGTCTTTCTAGCTGTCTATAACATTTGAAATGGGAAAAACTCCACAAATTCAGCTACTAATTATTCCAAATGCAGAACAATAAAGCAAGTAATTTGCAGAGACTCCTGCCACCATGCATAGTGCTGGCTTCATTTCACGTGGCATCCACCAAGAGAAAAATTTGCATAATTAATTAAGAGAGGAAAATGTAGAGAGAGACGAAGCAAAGAATGGATCAATCCCAATTCCTAGAAGTCGCATGCATCACAGGATGAGCTGACAGTGATTTGCACATCTTTTGTGGCCTCGCCTTGGTGGTTATTGACCACTGTCCTCAAACGATCACAATCACAAGGTTTTCCAGGATTTTGGAATCATGAAAGAGGTGGCAAGTCACGTACTCGCGTGCAGGTAGTCGGCTGGATCATGTATAGTGCTATATTTATGTCTTCTTCCTTGTAGACAAAGTCTCACGCAGCCATCAGGTTGTGCAGTTTTCTTTTCTCTTTCCGACGAGTGTTTCTACCACCTGCGATGCCCATTGATGGTAGTAAAGTACAGACCTACAACTTTGAACCGTATGCACTACATGTACCTAGTATTTGCACAAAAAATTAGGTATGGCAGCAGCCAAACCATGCGACTACATCAGCTTCAAGTAGCAGCTCGTCGGGCAACACACATGGTTTCTTACTCGCCACTGACGA from Triticum urartu cultivar G1812 chromosome 3, Tu2.1, whole genome shotgun sequence encodes:
- the LOC125542353 gene encoding leucine--tRNA ligase, chloroplastic/mitochondrial → MALTTHPPLQLHARPPAVAAAHRRRALLPPRRARSCRCCAGADAGKAQARRAYPYDEIEPRWQAHWEERRTFRTPDIGDGLDTSRPKCYILDMFPYPSGAGLHVGHPLGYTATDILSRFKRMKGFNVLHPMGWDAFGLPAEQYAIQTGTHPKTTTARNIDRFRTQLKSLGFSYDWDREISTTEPAYYKWTQWIFLQLLKRGLAYQAEVPVNWCPALGTVLANEEVIDGVSERGGYPVIRKPMRQWMLRITSYADRLLEDLDDLDWPESIKEMQRNWIGRSEGAELEFCAVDQEGHDLGAKLTVYTTRPDTIFGATYLVVAPEHVLLPSLTSEEQRAYVEEYTEVAARKSELERTELQKEKTGVFSGSYAKNPATGEIIPIWVADYVLASYGTGAIMAVPAHDSRDHEFALKYELPIIKVVSPPNGNCDSEEAYADYGIMINSSSSSSGLNINGMLSQDAALEVTAWVESNGFGKKKVNYKLRDWLFARQRYWGEPFPVIYLDDTNEMVPLTENQLPLTLPELDDFTPTGTGEPPLTKAADWVRTTDLLTGKPARRETSTMPQWAGSCWYYLRFMDPKNSSTLVDKAKESYWGPVDIYVGGAEHSVLHLLYARFWHKVLYDIGVVSTKEPFKCLINQGLILGEVEYTAYRDNEGKWVSADSDSSLSDCIQEKVPADKITKVGDHYVLKDDPKIRLNARAYKMSKSRGNVINPDDVVSEYGADSLRLYEMFMGPLRDSKTWSTGGIEGVHRFLGRTWRLVVGAPLPDGSYKDGTMAIDVEPTFEQLRVLHKCIARVSEEIQETRFNTAISAMMEFVNAAYKWDTQPKFVIDSFVLLLAPFAPHLAEELWFRLGHSQSLAHEQFPEAKNEYLKESEIVLPVQINGKTRGTILVDRECSEDDVFQIAASDERLSKYLDGKTIRKRIYVPGRILNVILDQQKARR